The following proteins are encoded in a genomic region of Lytechinus variegatus isolate NC3 chromosome 7, Lvar_3.0, whole genome shotgun sequence:
- the LOC121418719 gene encoding mdm2-binding protein-like isoform X2, whose translation MDSYYKFSLEIPRYIIALSSEWLAAEDVQLFQHLAKSLYTNEERSNHSPTPEHSGRNTNESSSGPESVKQTPIDNVWINIVVPEYGESSEPGATDTVFHSGWSRVHEQDVEVDDDGQQVVFADMREKFGKARSDMESLSVTKMREYTGIVASKLDKIADELPVGGYLLDVVWLMPTSTDFPILERPDAFLFSVLRRLEVWHHARINIMLGKGMEGQEHPSLTHWKTFIESKVVELRSSDGKDANVDDILSESGSLAWQGQVKYISSRGTAFPPWPGFSLHRLADDSHRSEPFIEILNPSANPQQDVTGSQPSMDDSFVSLSNHELKSKYVVNETLEFIHLANLHEIPSWFILPGKFELRLKDKEKRQRFSRSKFWMQYLTHRLPGDGQGAICQLSCLEVEGPVPEAQNAGLSTQIWTNGITNNPLNPTVPNVQLKGTRHTFFFLVHGDRRGRCIALPLVSPFMLNGAAHALLACHEEEERSSDAEEDQSAREVLDSLPTVSGRRLREEEEELAKMQIKALAMVIEKIRSEGLEINVTPSLLIFLFNYMRKVFYEGYSIDENRSSPASQRPSTDTPEQRPPPEAESRNEQEAMDVERRDESGVAEAENASEPRPARIDLRTLPTELTQSPSQWVERQALQNRESIANRLRRIRSEDLTLAGFAVPSTDSNTITLSAKEFRSHFKPNGQPKRDDLVIVPPSGVRHSPRTRSSVAGHHNNGPTVQELMQTEFSDSLKLKYHGINYCKEKPDSQSIDQKMMRLQQRCIRQEMSCTFTSHHHSTLAIKTKRKHSDSPSTQQSKTRKLSPSAKKKSSQSTPKKRIMPGRTAKTPQKVVGSTPKKGASTPRSRKKRARISTSGGLTPKRLRRSTPVKSTKPEEMTSPRRSARKLAKDHHPATITTSFTSPSTSTTHQPSSSSSTPSKRTQKHAKDTVKSAESKKARTSSVSRSEKHKMKLRSIVEQTLAAKGIDSSHVCYKPCVTRLYTQTKMFVKDLKSSKGLYDEMRKVAEANADFVITFEQNRVATKS comes from the exons ATGGATTCCTACTACAAATTTAGCTTGGAGATCCCAAGATACATTATCGCTTTAAGCTCTGAATGGCTAGCTG CTGAAGATGTACAATTATTCCAGCACCTGGCCAAGTCCTTATATACCAATGAGGAAAGAAGCAATCACTCACCTACACCTGAGCATTCTGGGAGGAATACCAATGAATCTTCCTCTGGACCTGAATCAGTCAAACAGACACCAATCGATAACGTGTGGATTAACATTGTCGTTCCTGAATACGGGGAGTCATCAGAACCAGGCGCTACAGACACCGTCTTTCATTCAGGATGGAGTAGGGTGCATGAACAGGATGTTGAGGTCGATGATGACGGCCAGCAGGTTGTTTTTGCTGACATGAGAGAGAAGTTTGGGAAGGCGAGAAGTGACATGGAAAGTCTTTCAGTGACTAAAATGAG AGAGTACACAGGAATTGTGGCATCTAAACTGGACAAGATTGCAGATGAACTCCCTGTTGGAG gTTATCTCCTTGATGTTGTTTGGCTCATGCCCACCAGTACTGACTTTCCCATCCTGGAACGTCCAGACGCCTTTCTCTTCTCTGTGCTGCGACGCCTTGAGGTGTGGCACCACGCCCGCATCAACATCATGCTAGGGAAGGGTATGGAGGGGCAAGAGCACCCTTCCCTGACCCATTGGAAGACATTCATAGAGAGCAAGGTGGTGGAGTTGAGGTCGTCAGATGGCAAGGATGCCAACGTGGATGACATCTTGTCAGAATCGGGCTCTCTGGCTTGGCAAGGCCAGGTCAAATACATATCAAGTCGA gGTACAGCCTTTCCTCCATGGCCAGGGTTCAGTCTACATCGTCTTGCTGATGACAGCCATAGATCAGAGCCTTTCATTGAGATTCTTAATCCTAGTGCTAATCCTCAGCAAGACGTCACTGGAAGCCAGCCATCGATGGATGATTCTTTTGTCTCATTATCAAATCATGAGTTAAAG TCTAAGTATGTTGTGAATGAAACACTTGAGTTCATCCATCTTGCCAATCTACATGAGATCCCATCCTGGTTTATCCTACCTGGAAAGTTTGAACT ACGCctgaaagataaagaaaaacgGCAGCGCTTCTCCCGGTCTAAGTTCTGGATGCAGTACCTGACCCATCGATTGCCTGGTGATGGTCAAGGTGCTATATGTCAGTTAAGCTGTCTTGAAGTAGAAGGTCCTGTTCCAGAGGCTCAGAATGCTGGACTAAGTACCCAGATTTGGACCAATGGCATCACAAACAACCCTCTAAATCCTACTG TTCCCAATGTGCAATTGAAAGGTACTCGGCATACATTCTTCTTTCTGGTCCACGGGGATAGGAGGGGAAGGTGTATTGCTTTGCCTCTTGTCTCCCCATTTATGTTGAATGGAGCAGCCCATGCTTTATTAGCTTGTCATGAAGAAGAGGAACGTTCCAGTGACGCTGAAG AAGATCAATCAGCCAGGGAGGTACTTGATTCCCTTCCAACCGTCAGTGGTCGTCGGCTTcgtgaggaggaggaagaactGGCCAAGATGCAAATCAAAGCCCTGGCAATGGTTATTG AGAAAATCCGCTCTGAAGGTCTTGAGATCAACGTGACACCATCTCTCCTCATCTTCCTCTTCAACTACATGAGGAAGGTGTTCTATGAAGGTTACAGTATTGATGAGAACAGATCCAGCCCAGCAAGTCAAAGACCATCAACGGACACTCCAGAACAAAGACCGCCCCCTGAGGCAGAAAGTAGAAATGAACAGGAAGCAATGGATGTTGAGAGGAGAGATGAGAGTGGTGTGGCAGAAGCTGAGAATGCAAGTGAGCCTAGACCAGCTAGGATAGACCTGAGGACCTTACCAACAG AATTAACACAGAGCCCCTCCCAATGGGTTGAGAGACAGGCCTTGCAGAACCGGGAATCGATTGCCAATCGCTTAAGAAGAATCCGATCAGAGGATCTAACCTTAGCAGGATTTGCTGTACCATCCACAGACAGCAACA CAATCACCTTGAGTGCCAAAGAGTTCCGTAGTCATTTCAAACCCAACGGTCAGCCCAAGCGGGATGACCTGGTCATTGTCCCACCCTCTGGTGTCAGGCATAGTCCAAGGACGAGGTCATCGGTAGCTGGTCATCATAACAACGGACCAACAGTCCAGGAACTGATGCAGACAGAGTTCTCAGATTCACTTAAACTCAAGTACCATGGTATCAA TTACTGCAAAGAGAAACCTGATTCTCAGAGCATAGACCAGAAGATGATGCGTCTTCAGCAGCGATGTATCCGTCAAGAGATGTCTTGTACGTTCACCTCTCATCATCATTCTACTCTGGCTATCAAGACCAAGAGGAAACACTCAGACTCACCAAGCACACAACAG TCAAAGACAAGAAAGCTCTCTCCATCTGCCAAAAAGAAGTCCTCCCAAAGCACTCCTAAGAAAAGAATCATGCCTGGTAGGACAGCTAAAACACCTCAGAAGGTTGTGGGTTCAACACCTAAGAAGGGCGCATCCACACCCAGGTCAAGAAAGAAAAGGGCTAGGATATCAACCTCAGGGGGGCTTACTCCAAAGAG ACTTAGGCGGTCCACCCCTGTCAAATCGACCAAACCTGAGGAGATGACCTCTCCTCGGCGGTCAGCCAGGAAGCTTGCGAAGGATCACCATCctgccaccatcaccacctccTTCACCTCTCCATCTACCTCCACCACCCATcaaccctcatcatcatcatcaacaccatctaAGAGAACTCAGAAGCATGCCAAAGATACTGTCAAGAGCGCGGAGTCCAAGAAAGCAAGGACGTCTTCTGTGTCGAGATCAGAGAAGCATAAAATG AAATTACGTTCCATTGTTGAGCAGACTCTAGCAGCCAAGGGGATTGATTCTAGTCATGTGTGCTATAAACCTTGTGTTACAAGACTATATACACAAACTAAGATGTTTGTAAAG GATCTGAAGTCATCAAAGGGTCTGTATGATGAGATGAGGAAGGTTGCTGAAGCCAATGCTGACTTTGTAATCACCTTTGAACAGAATAGAGTAGCCACAAAATCATGA
- the LOC121418719 gene encoding mdm2-binding protein-like isoform X1, with amino-acid sequence MDSYYKFSLEIPRYIIALSSEWLAAEDVQLFQHLAKSLYTNEERSNHSPTPEHSGRNTNESSSGPESVKQTPIDNVWINIVVPEYGESSEPGATDTVFHSGWSRVHEQDVEVDDDGQQVVFADMREKFGKARSDMESLSVTKMREYTGIVASKLDKIADELPVGGYLLDVVWLMPTSTDFPILERPDAFLFSVLRRLEVWHHARINIMLGKGMEGQEHPSLTHWKTFIESKVVELRSSDGKDANVDDILSESGSLAWQGQVKYISSRGTAFPPWPGFSLHRLADDSHRSEPFIEILNPSANPQQDVTGSQPSMDDSFVSLSNHELKSKYVVNETLEFIHLANLHEIPSWFILPGKFELRLKDKEKRQRFSRSKFWMQYLTHRLPGDGQGAICQLSCLEVEGPVPEAQNAGLSTQIWTNGITNNPLNPTVPNVQLKGTRHTFFFLVHGDRRGRCIALPLVSPFMLNGAAHALLACHEEEERSSDAEEEDQSAREVLDSLPTVSGRRLREEEEELAKMQIKALAMVIEKIRSEGLEINVTPSLLIFLFNYMRKVFYEGYSIDENRSSPASQRPSTDTPEQRPPPEAESRNEQEAMDVERRDESGVAEAENASEPRPARIDLRTLPTELTQSPSQWVERQALQNRESIANRLRRIRSEDLTLAGFAVPSTDSNTITLSAKEFRSHFKPNGQPKRDDLVIVPPSGVRHSPRTRSSVAGHHNNGPTVQELMQTEFSDSLKLKYHGINYCKEKPDSQSIDQKMMRLQQRCIRQEMSCTFTSHHHSTLAIKTKRKHSDSPSTQQSKTRKLSPSAKKKSSQSTPKKRIMPGRTAKTPQKVVGSTPKKGASTPRSRKKRARISTSGGLTPKRLRRSTPVKSTKPEEMTSPRRSARKLAKDHHPATITTSFTSPSTSTTHQPSSSSSTPSKRTQKHAKDTVKSAESKKARTSSVSRSEKHKMKLRSIVEQTLAAKGIDSSHVCYKPCVTRLYTQTKMFVKDLKSSKGLYDEMRKVAEANADFVITFEQNRVATKS; translated from the exons ATGGATTCCTACTACAAATTTAGCTTGGAGATCCCAAGATACATTATCGCTTTAAGCTCTGAATGGCTAGCTG CTGAAGATGTACAATTATTCCAGCACCTGGCCAAGTCCTTATATACCAATGAGGAAAGAAGCAATCACTCACCTACACCTGAGCATTCTGGGAGGAATACCAATGAATCTTCCTCTGGACCTGAATCAGTCAAACAGACACCAATCGATAACGTGTGGATTAACATTGTCGTTCCTGAATACGGGGAGTCATCAGAACCAGGCGCTACAGACACCGTCTTTCATTCAGGATGGAGTAGGGTGCATGAACAGGATGTTGAGGTCGATGATGACGGCCAGCAGGTTGTTTTTGCTGACATGAGAGAGAAGTTTGGGAAGGCGAGAAGTGACATGGAAAGTCTTTCAGTGACTAAAATGAG AGAGTACACAGGAATTGTGGCATCTAAACTGGACAAGATTGCAGATGAACTCCCTGTTGGAG gTTATCTCCTTGATGTTGTTTGGCTCATGCCCACCAGTACTGACTTTCCCATCCTGGAACGTCCAGACGCCTTTCTCTTCTCTGTGCTGCGACGCCTTGAGGTGTGGCACCACGCCCGCATCAACATCATGCTAGGGAAGGGTATGGAGGGGCAAGAGCACCCTTCCCTGACCCATTGGAAGACATTCATAGAGAGCAAGGTGGTGGAGTTGAGGTCGTCAGATGGCAAGGATGCCAACGTGGATGACATCTTGTCAGAATCGGGCTCTCTGGCTTGGCAAGGCCAGGTCAAATACATATCAAGTCGA gGTACAGCCTTTCCTCCATGGCCAGGGTTCAGTCTACATCGTCTTGCTGATGACAGCCATAGATCAGAGCCTTTCATTGAGATTCTTAATCCTAGTGCTAATCCTCAGCAAGACGTCACTGGAAGCCAGCCATCGATGGATGATTCTTTTGTCTCATTATCAAATCATGAGTTAAAG TCTAAGTATGTTGTGAATGAAACACTTGAGTTCATCCATCTTGCCAATCTACATGAGATCCCATCCTGGTTTATCCTACCTGGAAAGTTTGAACT ACGCctgaaagataaagaaaaacgGCAGCGCTTCTCCCGGTCTAAGTTCTGGATGCAGTACCTGACCCATCGATTGCCTGGTGATGGTCAAGGTGCTATATGTCAGTTAAGCTGTCTTGAAGTAGAAGGTCCTGTTCCAGAGGCTCAGAATGCTGGACTAAGTACCCAGATTTGGACCAATGGCATCACAAACAACCCTCTAAATCCTACTG TTCCCAATGTGCAATTGAAAGGTACTCGGCATACATTCTTCTTTCTGGTCCACGGGGATAGGAGGGGAAGGTGTATTGCTTTGCCTCTTGTCTCCCCATTTATGTTGAATGGAGCAGCCCATGCTTTATTAGCTTGTCATGAAGAAGAGGAACGTTCCAGTGACGCTGAAG AAGAAGATCAATCAGCCAGGGAGGTACTTGATTCCCTTCCAACCGTCAGTGGTCGTCGGCTTcgtgaggaggaggaagaactGGCCAAGATGCAAATCAAAGCCCTGGCAATGGTTATTG AGAAAATCCGCTCTGAAGGTCTTGAGATCAACGTGACACCATCTCTCCTCATCTTCCTCTTCAACTACATGAGGAAGGTGTTCTATGAAGGTTACAGTATTGATGAGAACAGATCCAGCCCAGCAAGTCAAAGACCATCAACGGACACTCCAGAACAAAGACCGCCCCCTGAGGCAGAAAGTAGAAATGAACAGGAAGCAATGGATGTTGAGAGGAGAGATGAGAGTGGTGTGGCAGAAGCTGAGAATGCAAGTGAGCCTAGACCAGCTAGGATAGACCTGAGGACCTTACCAACAG AATTAACACAGAGCCCCTCCCAATGGGTTGAGAGACAGGCCTTGCAGAACCGGGAATCGATTGCCAATCGCTTAAGAAGAATCCGATCAGAGGATCTAACCTTAGCAGGATTTGCTGTACCATCCACAGACAGCAACA CAATCACCTTGAGTGCCAAAGAGTTCCGTAGTCATTTCAAACCCAACGGTCAGCCCAAGCGGGATGACCTGGTCATTGTCCCACCCTCTGGTGTCAGGCATAGTCCAAGGACGAGGTCATCGGTAGCTGGTCATCATAACAACGGACCAACAGTCCAGGAACTGATGCAGACAGAGTTCTCAGATTCACTTAAACTCAAGTACCATGGTATCAA TTACTGCAAAGAGAAACCTGATTCTCAGAGCATAGACCAGAAGATGATGCGTCTTCAGCAGCGATGTATCCGTCAAGAGATGTCTTGTACGTTCACCTCTCATCATCATTCTACTCTGGCTATCAAGACCAAGAGGAAACACTCAGACTCACCAAGCACACAACAG TCAAAGACAAGAAAGCTCTCTCCATCTGCCAAAAAGAAGTCCTCCCAAAGCACTCCTAAGAAAAGAATCATGCCTGGTAGGACAGCTAAAACACCTCAGAAGGTTGTGGGTTCAACACCTAAGAAGGGCGCATCCACACCCAGGTCAAGAAAGAAAAGGGCTAGGATATCAACCTCAGGGGGGCTTACTCCAAAGAG ACTTAGGCGGTCCACCCCTGTCAAATCGACCAAACCTGAGGAGATGACCTCTCCTCGGCGGTCAGCCAGGAAGCTTGCGAAGGATCACCATCctgccaccatcaccacctccTTCACCTCTCCATCTACCTCCACCACCCATcaaccctcatcatcatcatcaacaccatctaAGAGAACTCAGAAGCATGCCAAAGATACTGTCAAGAGCGCGGAGTCCAAGAAAGCAAGGACGTCTTCTGTGTCGAGATCAGAGAAGCATAAAATG AAATTACGTTCCATTGTTGAGCAGACTCTAGCAGCCAAGGGGATTGATTCTAGTCATGTGTGCTATAAACCTTGTGTTACAAGACTATATACACAAACTAAGATGTTTGTAAAG GATCTGAAGTCATCAAAGGGTCTGTATGATGAGATGAGGAAGGTTGCTGAAGCCAATGCTGACTTTGTAATCACCTTTGAACAGAATAGAGTAGCCACAAAATCATGA